A genome region from Anopheles stephensi strain Indian chromosome 2, UCI_ANSTEP_V1.0, whole genome shotgun sequence includes the following:
- the LOC118503792 gene encoding splicing factor 3A subunit 2: MDFQNRAGGKTGGGGMASWSESNRDRRERLRQLALETIDLNKDPYFMKNHLGSYECKLCLTLHNNEGSYLSHTQGKKHQANLARRAAKEAKEAPWVIQPEKPRIEPKKFVKIGRPGYRVTKQRDPENGQQSLLFQIDYPEITDGIVPRHRFMSAYEQKIEPPDRKWQYLLFAAEPYETIAFKVPSREVEKTEGKFWTHWNKNTKQFFLQFSFKLEPKIIPPPPPNVHRMPHPGRPMFNPVPPPPMGVVPVPAPPHM, translated from the coding sequence ATGGATTTCCAAAACCGTGCCGGTGGCAAAACCGGCGGCGGAGGCATGGCTTCCTGGTCCGAGAGCAACCGCGACCGGCGTGAACGGCTCCGGCAGCTCGCACTGGAAACGATCGATCTCAACAAGGATCCCTACTTCATGAAAAACCATCTCGGCTCGTACGAGTGTAAGCTGTGCCTAACGCTGCACAACAACGAGGGCAGTTACCTATCCCACACGCAGGGCAAAAAGCATCAGGCCAATCTTGCCCGGCGTGCCGCGAAGGAAGCGAAAGAAGCGCCGTGGGTAATCCAGCCGGAAAAGCCGCGCATCGAGCCGAAAAAATTCGTCAAGATCGGTCGTCCCGGTTACCGTGTGACGAAGCAGCGCGATCCGGAGAATGGGCAACAATCGTTACTCTTCCAGATCGATTACCCGGAAATTACGGACGGTATTGTGCCGCGCCATCGGTTCATGTCGGCGTACGAACAAAAGATTGAACCACCGGACCGCAAGTGGCAGTACCTGCTGTTTGCTGCCGAACCGTACGAAACGATCGCGTTCAAGGTGCCGTCGCGCGAGGTCGAGAAAACGGAGGGCAAGTTCTGGACGCACTGgaacaaaaacaccaaacaatTTTTCCTGCAGTTTTCGTTCAAGCTGGAACCGAAGATTAttccaccgccgccacctAACGTGCACCGTATGCCACATCCGGGTCGTCCGATGTTTAATCCGGTTCCACCGCCGCCGATGGGTGTTGTGCCGGTACCGGCACCACCGCACATGTAA